A region of the Salvelinus namaycush isolate Seneca chromosome 13, SaNama_1.0, whole genome shotgun sequence genome:
aactttatcaTGAATTTATAAGTCCagaaatgtatgtagcaaccGCTGATTGCCGCTTAACTTTaagctatttactgtattatGTACAAAAGTAATagtgaattgtgtttggttgacaacacaaccaaatatcaacatttaaaggagctGTATCTAATGCTTGGATGGTTTCATCTGAGCCACAATTTTTTCACTTACATTTTTGATTTAATTGGAGACGTGATTCCAACATATAATTTGTTCATCTGTCGGAAAGTgaataggctatttactgtattgcaaaagtaatattgaaggagatgtacactgagtgaacaaaacattaggaacaccttctctttccattacatagactgaccatgGGAACCcggggagtgcaactcaatattaggaaggtgttcctaatggttgTTATAAACtcggtggttcaagccctgaatgctgattggctgacagccgttgtATATCAGACCGCATACCACAGGTTTGACTAAAcacttatttttactgctctaattacgttggtaacaagtttataatagcaataaggcacctcgggggtttgtgatatggcCAATACACCACGGCTAAGAGTATATCCTTATCATTTTCTCATTCTTTTATGAGCCTGATCATTTTATTATGCATAAGCTCAGTCAATATGATTTCATGGCGTACGCCCACATACTTTAAATTGTGGATAAAAGTGCTGAAATAACAGGGTAATATCCGGAAAGTAACAGGAAACAACAGGGAAATAAGACGGCAACAACCAGATACGaatgtggtatacagaagatagccctatttggtaaaagaccaagtccatattatggcaagaacagctcaaataagccacGAGAAAcaagtctatcattactttaagacatgaaggtcagtgaattcagaacatttcaagaactttgaaagtttcttcaagtgcagtcgcaaaaaccatcaagcgctatgatgaaactggctctcataaggagcaccacaggaaaggaagacccagagttacctctgctgcagaggagaagtTCATTAACTTTAACATGCTTCCTCCCCTTTCCATGATTATATGATTGACAAGGAGTCTGACCTCGTGATTCAACAGGTCCTGAGACAGAGGCTTCACTGCTACCTCCTGCACCACAAGGTTCCCCTGGGCATCTGAGATACTGCACAGAACAAACAGAATTCTGTTATTTTTCAGAATAATTCTTTAATAATGAGAAGCGTGCCAACCGGGTAACATACTGCATGATGGCTAACTCTCACTAGCTAGTTCACATCTGCTACAGTATATGTCTATGACAGGTCATACGAGGTTATAATGTCTATGACAGGTCATACAAGTTTATAATGTCTATGAAATGTCAGTCATAAGAGTTTATAATGTCTATGACAGGTCACAAAGGGGCTATAATGTCTATGACAGGTCCTAAGGAGGTTATAAACATCCCTGAAGTGGTCAGCACTCACTGGAAGAGCTTGACGCTGGACCTCAGCTTCTGGTCGACCACGTCATCAGACGCGATGCTGTCCCTGATGTCTCGTCTCGTCTCTCCCAGGTGCTGCTTCATCAGCTTCATGGCCTCCTCGGAAGACTTCTCATCGTCACCTTCCACCACGCTAACCTGCGCCCGTCCCCCTCTTTCCCTGTCACGGATGTCCTTGGCTAGAGTCATCCCCTGCAAAGAACAACAACCGCTACAACATCAACCTTACAGAACGGTCAACTTTCACGATTTTTCTACCCCACTGAGCCATTGGAACCACAATCCAGTCTTCATTTAATGCTTTTCCATTCTGTAAGCGCTAGGTTTATAGGCAGAGGTCTTTCTACTTAGGGGTCTTGTTTGAATACTTAAAAAATATACCCTTTCTCACTTCTCTTCCTCGTGGTTATCACTGATCTTGTAAAGGAGtgcgtaactggctgcagggaagtcaggcgcaggagagcagaaatggTTAGCAAACGGAGCCCTTTATTGAGGCGAACAAAACACGGCACTCAGAAAACTAAACACACACGGGTTACAATAACCCGCCGCAAACCAGCCTGGAGtacacatacatttacacattACAATtccacacagacatgggggggaaacagagggttatatgCAAGACGAATAATGAGGGAAtgcaaaccaggtgtgtgggaaaacaagacaaaataaatggaaaattaaaggtggatcggcgatggctagaagaccggtgacgtcgaccaccgaacgccgcccgaacaaggagagggaccgacctcggcggaagtcgtgacagatctGATATGCCTGGAGGTGTGAAGGCAATGTAGTTTGACCCATGATTTCACCTATCACACATTCATTATGTACCAAAGTAAAGAAAAAACTAAAAATGCCACCCCTCCACTGTTTCAGTTCCTGAAAACTTGGGGCGGTAAAATCCTGATGCACAGATGGGAACTAAACTTTCCCGAGATCTGTCCATTTTGCTCACAGCATTTAGATGAAGAAATTGTCACCCATAGAGTTATGTTCAACTAGTACTGTATTTCTCTATAGCTGTGGTCTAAAATGTCTCCTTACCTTGAGTCTTTCCATACGGTTGCTCTTAGGTCCGTTCCACTGGATGATGAGGTTGCCCAGGTCAAGCAGGAACACATCCCCCTTGTTGAAGCTGCTCCAGCTCATGTCCACCtggatggttggatggatggtGATGGAAACGGTGATGGATGGGGATGGAAAGGACACACAGATTAATTTCATTATAACATTCCCTGAATTTTATTAACAATATGATACAAACAGCAACAGGAGAGCAGTTGTCGAATTGAGGCTTTTACTCGATGCTGACATGGTTATATCAAGTAACATAGGGGGTACAAAGGCACATTCCTCCTCATATTTGTCCTGTTTTTAAATTTTCAGATGTTAAATTCATGACTAAACGTAATTTCTAAGCCCACGTTTTATCATTATTATTTACTAAACGATCGGTCAGAGGTATTTGGCAGAGGGGGCACACTAACTGGATCAGGAAAAGAGTATCCCCCTCTATTCTCCCTAGTAAGTGGTTCCTTCCAAGGTGCACGGAGCAAAGAGATGCTTAGTCAGGTCACTAGATACTTTATTGACTAGTGAGTGCCCTTATcgtcagtggaggaggagagagagagtgacacacacacagcgtttTACTTGATTTTAGCTGACGGAGGTATGCTTGTAAATTAATTTTCTCAATTTATGTAGCCTATTGATTCCttcttgatgaataaataaaatgtaaatgttgtttCTCTTtaatactagccacctagcaattttatgaagttggcttcaGCTAACCAGCTAAATAGCTTCccagtctcccaacctcataactatgCAAACTCCTAAGGCATAAAACTTCTTAAACAATCAATGTGCATCATTCATTAAAATGACAATTGAACAGATAAAGAGGTAAGCTTAGATACGTTATCAAGACaggaaatatatacagtgcattcagaaaatattcagaccccctacacaataccctgtaatggcaaagcaaaaacaggtttttcgaaattaaaaatctgaaataccttatttgcataagtaatTCTGATtttgaaaggaacacacctgtctatataaggtcccacagctgactgTGCacgttagagcaaaaaccaagccatgaggtcgaaggaattgtccgtagagctctgagacaggattgtgtcgaggcacagatctggggaagggtaccaaaaattgtCCGTCTCATTGAAgatcctcaagaacacagtggccttcaccATTCTTAAAAgtaataagtttggaaccacctaaactcttcctagagctggccgcccggccaaactgagcaatctggggagaagggccttggtcagggaggtgacgaaAAACCCGATGGacactctgactgagctccagagttcctctgtggagacgggagaaccttccaggaggacaaccatctctgcagcactcaatcagacctttatggtagagtggccagacggaagccactctacagtaaaaggcacatgacagcccgcttggagcaAAAATGCAcctcaagattctctggtctgatgaatgccaAGTGCCACGtcaggaggaaacctgacaccatcccaacggtaaagcatggtggtggcagcatcatgctgtggggatgtttttcagcgacagggactgggagacttgtcaggatcgagggaaagatgaatggagcaaagtatagagagatccttgatgaaaacctgctccagagaactcaggacctcagactggggtgaagattcttcttcaaacaggacaacgaccctaagcacacaaccaagataacgcaggagtggcttcgggacaagtctctgaatatccttgagtggcccagccagaacctggactttaaccccatcgaacatctctggagggacctgaaaatagctgtgctatcgacacaccccatccaacctaacagcttgagaggatctgcagagaagaatgggagaaactccccaaatacaggtttgccaagcttggagcgtcatacccaagaagacccgaggctgtaatcgctgccaaaggtgcttcaacatagtacagagtaaaggatctgaatacttatgtaaatgttatatttcagttctaaacacctgttttcgctttgtcatcatggggtattgtgtgtagattgatgaggtgaaAAAATTGTtttgtccattttagaataaggctgtaatgtattaaaatgtggaaaagtcaagggaatactttccgaatgcactgtatatatacatatttctTTTACATAAAATTAGGCATAacgattatggctctagatttcaggaaaaagctgtttcaggtgtttgaaaaatgctaaattaTTCAACCCCCCTCCTCAACCCTTACGTACTTTGTGTCGCTTCTAAAATAATAGGTGTATGACGCACCTGATTGATACTGTAGGTTTTTAACAGTAAATTGCACGGATGTGTCGACCAACAATCTCTTTAAGGGTTAGATATCTCTAAGGGTTAACGATTTTTCCTTTATAAGACATTGTACTCAGCTTTCACAATTAGTAGTACATTTACCTTGGGATGATCATAAAGACACATCAGTGTGATTTCTTGACAGTCTTTAAGTGTGATTATGCCAGTTGTAGAGGAGCTACACAGAGCCAGTCAGTGGCACAGCAAATGTGACTAATCATTTATGCACTTGAACCCAAGTGTTCTGCATCTCTTCTGAGGTGAGGTGTGGAGAGCTGTTTCTAGTCCAGTAGAATTGAAGAAGGCAATATAGTAAATGAAGAAGACATTAGTCGAGGGCAGAGCCGAGGCTGTGTGAAGGTAATATATTCCACTGGGGATATATTGGCTTGAGTTGGGGCTAGGGCTGTGAGCTTTCTCACCTCTCCAGCCACCACATTCTTCCTTCCCTTGACATGGAGCAGGCGGCGGATGTTGTAGATGTTGGTCTCCACCTGCTTCATCCCAGACGCCACGCCGCCACTCTTGTAGCTGCGGAAAAACACGCACAAGGAGTATTGTCAGATAACGGCCATCAATGATGGTTTGAAACCCTTTTTGATGTTATATGGAATTAATACCAGGATTATGGTCAATTTGAATTGATGTCAGTAAATTctggaagtaaactgaaattctaaATCAATAATTGAAAAATAGGCATATGttttcaatgacttctcaataGAATGGATAAATGGATAAactatttcatacatttttaaaaatgtaaaattcaACTCAATTCCTGACTGGCTTCAATTGAAATTGAACCCTGCTGAATACCATTACATATTAGGTACGTTGGCTTGCATTGTGCGTCACTGTTTGGTTCTGAAGTTATTTATGTCGTGCTGTACCACTCTGACTCCACTCCACCCTACATACTCTTCTGCCTGACCACTATACTTTTTTTTCAGAAGCCAGAATGCAGAAGTGATGGTTGTGTTAACTTCCTCAGTGTTTATTTTTTCTCCTGCCTGCTGTAGTAACATCCCCCTCTGACATTCAGTCGCGATGCAATTTAAGATTAGACAAAGAAACACTACAAGAGGAAACGGCCTTTGCTGTAGAGGGGAGGGGGCTATATAATATCACTACAATCTACAGTAACTGCCAAGAACGCTAACATAAAGTTTCTTAATAGGGTGTTTGGCCACCCAccacgagccgccagaacagctttaatgcgccttggcatagattctacaagtgtctggaactctattggagggatgcgacaccattctgcCACGAGAAACGCTGTCTCAGGTGCTGCtctagaatctcccataagtgttcactTGGGTTGCGATccggtgactgagacacacacaccctttaaaccccctatgctcatTTGAGACCCTTCTTTCAaaggcactccggtactgcttgctgtgcggcagcagagagaacagtaatACCTAcattagctcgtctggtaggcttgtgcatttgggcagctcgcggctgggcatccttttgtagtctgtaatagtttgcaagcactGACATATCCGACGAGCGtgggagctggtgtagtaggattcaatcttagtcttgACGCTTTGCCTCTTTGATgattcgtctgagggcatagcgggatttcttataagcgtccgggttagagtcctgctccttgaaagcggcagctctaccctttagcttagtgtggatgttacctgtaatccatggcttctggttggggtatgtacgtacggtcactgtggggacaatgtcatcgatgcacttcacgatgaagccggtgactgctGTGGtatatactcctcaatgccatcccGGAacaaaaaacagtcctgtagcttagcatctgcatcagctgaccacttccgtattgagcaagtcactggtgcttcctgctttagtttttgcttgtaagcaggaatcaggaggatagaattatggtaagatttgtcaaatggagggcgagagaaAGCTTTGtaagcgtctctgtgtgtggagtaaaggtggtctagaggtttttttccacctggttgcacatgtaacatgctggtagaaaatAGGCAAAACGGATTtctgttttcctgcattaaagtccccgacaactaggagtgccgcttctggaggagcattttcttgtttgctcatggctttatacagctcgttgagtgcggtcttagtgccagcatcggtttgtggtggtaaatagacagctacaaaaaatatagatgaaaactctcttggtaaataatgTGATCTAcaacttatcatgagatactccaCCTCAGGTAAGTAAAACCTTAAGATTTCCTTAATATGTGAtttcgcgcaccagctgttattgacaaatagacacagactgccaccccttgtattaccggaggcagctgttctgtcttgctgATGCTCAGAAAAaacagccaactgtatattatccatgtaaGATATTGCAGttattaatgtcctgttggtaggatagtcttgaccggagctcatccagtttattctccaatgattgcacgttggccaataggacTGATGGTGCCCCGTATTGGCATCTTTTCTTCATGAGAATGaaggggatttgggcctggtccggtatctggagtaaatcctttgcgtccgactcgttaaagaaaaaactCTTCGTCCatttcgtggtgagtaatcgctgttctgataccCAGAAGCTATTTTTTGTCATAAGagacggttgcagaaacattatgtacaaaataagttacaaacaacgcgaaaaaacacacaaaatagcacaattggttaggagcccgtaaaacggcagccatctcctccggcaccATTCTTTACGCactagtgatgaagtcaatctgtcacgacttcccccgaaggtggctcccctgcctgttcgggcggtgctcggtgGTTGTcatcgccggtctactaaccgccaccgatccctttttccttttctgttagtttagtcttattagttgcacctgttccttTTTGTGTTTCTTGATTTTggtctatttaagcctgttaggcccgcttaggtttgtgcgggattattttgtGTTCTCTGTCGATTGTGGATGTGTTTTGTTCTCTGGATCGTTTGCCCTGTGTTCTGGGTTGGTCAGTGTGTATGCGCCCTGTGTCGCCCCGTGAcacaatctctcctccactttgagccatgagagattgacatgcatatcattaatgttagctcttcgtgtacatttaagggccagccatgctgacCTGTTCTGATCCAATTGTAAtgttcctaagtccctctttgtggcacctgattacacaactgaacagtagtccaggtgcaacaaaactagggcctgtaggacctgccctgttgatagtgttgtttagAATGAGGagtagtgctttattatggacagacttctacccatcttagctactgttgtatgaACATGTTTGACCATGACATTtcacaatccagggttactccaagcagtttagtcacctcaacttgctcaatttccacattattcattacaagatttagttgaggtttagggtttaatgactgatttgtcccaaatacaatgcttttagtttttgaaatatttaggaccaaCTTATTCCTAGCCACCAATTctaaaactaactgcagctcttttgTTAAATGTTGCAGTCAGTTCAGTCGCTGTAGTAACTGACGTGTAAAGTGTtaagtcatctgcatacatagactcactggctttactcaaagccagctGTATGTCGtaagtaaagattgaaaaaggtAAGGGGCCTAGATAgttgccctggggaattcctgattctacctggattatgttatAAATCCCAAAATCTGAAATGTGTCCTCCTTAAGATTTGCTCACAGCAGTGAGGACGAAAGCAGTATCTTTGCACATACTGTTGGTAGCAGCATCACTGATGTTGGTAGCTATACAATGTAGATCCAGCCAGGTCAGGTTGCAGGGGAAAAGCAGCAGGGAATACAGCAACAATAACCGTGGGACAAGGGCTAACTGTGTCGCGTACTGTGTTCAAGCTGTTTGTGGAAAACCCTGCTAGTTTGACACTGATAGCTCCCAGCTAGGCTAGTAGCTAGCTTTGGCAATCCCGGGACAGATGGTAGTGGTCACAAAATCAAAAAGTATATAAATTAAACTTTGCAAGGAAACACTGTCACAATTTTACACAAACAATAAACCGAGGTCTCTCGTTCAGTGTTCAATATACGTCGCACTCTGATGGCGTGTGAATAATGAGTTGAAGGAACTGAAGTTGTTTGTCTATAAATAGTTTGACATGACATATTATCCATGCAGTAGGCAGGTGTTGTTTGTTGTACATCACTCACATTATGCCCTTTTTGAAGTATCCACGAAAGGTGTCGCTCTCATAGCCCTGCGCCTCACGGTGCTGCACAGCCATGCCTCCCAGGTGCTCGTCCATCATGGTGGTGTAGATGGCCGCCGCCCCCTGCTCGTCATGGGAGGTGGCCTTTCCCAGCCAATAGTGGAGGTCGTAGGTGAACGAGCTGCGCATCTTATTGGTCTACGGGATCAGACAGAAATATGTTACTGGGATGTCACTGTGTATTTTGTACTTTTTTGGAGTAGTTTTGAATACGCATACATAATGCTACATTGATTACTTACGTATAGAACGACATAGCTGTCACCTTCATAGAATTGTCCATATGCTTTAGAAGGGAAGGGCACC
Encoded here:
- the LOC120057741 gene encoding villin-1-like, which encodes MPQMQVKTQVAKVLNKTTPGLQIWRIEDMEMVPFPSKAYGQFYEGDSYVVLYTNKMRSSFTYDLHYWLGKATSHDEQGAAAIYTTMMDEHLGGMAVQHREAQGYESDTFRGYFKKGIIYKSGGVASGMKQVETNIYNIRRLLHVKGRKNVVAGEVDMSWSSFNKGDVFLLDLGNLIIQWNGPKSNRMERLKGMTLAKDIRDRERGGRAQVSVVEGDDEKSSEEAMKLMKQHLGETRRDIRDSIASDDVVDQKLRSSVKLFHISDAQGNLVVQEVAVKPLSQDLLNHESDPSRSTLEQLLEHGRLRTIVHRLDVGGVG